CGGGTGTCCCTTTTCTGGACCATATGCTGACCCTCTTCAGTGTTCATGGACTCTTCGATCTCAAGATTCAAGCCGTGGGTGACCTGGAGATCGATGCGCATCATACGGTGGAAGACCTCGGCATTTGTCTCGGGGATGCCCTTTCCAGTGCATTGGGAGACCGCAAGGGCATTTGCCGCTACGGGCATGCTATCGTTCCCATGGATGAAACCTGTGCTTCCGTGGTTATGGATCTCTCCAACCGCCCTTACCTCGTCTATCAGGTTCCACCCTTGTCAGAACGGGTCGGGCAATTTGAAACGGAGCTCGTCCCGGAATTTTTACGGGCATTCTGTCAGCATGGTGGAGTCACTCTGCACATTCAGGTTCCTTATGGAAAAAACACTCACCATATCCTTGAAGCGATCTTCAAGGCACTTGGCCGTGCCCTGGACCAGGCCACCCGGATGGACGAAAGGCGTAGCGGCGTCCCCTC
This region of Desulforhabdus amnigena genomic DNA includes:
- the hisB gene encoding imidazoleglycerol-phosphate dehydratase HisB, giving the protein MTGKLRRGTIDRRTKETQIQLDLVLDGKGSVDLKTGVPFLDHMLTLFSVHGLFDLKIQAVGDLEIDAHHTVEDLGICLGDALSSALGDRKGICRYGHAIVPMDETCASVVMDLSNRPYLVYQVPPLSERVGQFETELVPEFLRAFCQHGGVTLHIQVPYGKNTHHILEAIFKALGRALDQATRMDERRSGVPSSKGAL